The region TCAAGTTCAACTCAATCCCCACCTCGCAAGAGAATACCGAGACAGCATGATGGCAACCAGCATACGGCAGGGCCAAGAATTCTATATGTCATATTTCCCCGCATCAAAGCATCTCAAAAGCAGATCGATCGCGGATGTCCGGATGGATGTTGTAACGACCCCTCAATAGCATCCTTCTTAGCTTTGGACTCTTCCATCATTCTCCCAGTTTCATTTCAGTAGTATCTCAGCACGGGAGTTCATCATGTCGTCGACAATGAAAGCCGTCAACTACAATGGCCCAttcaaggtcaaggttcaAGATGTTGATATGCCCCGAATAGAGCACCCGGACGATATCATTCTCAAGGTGACAACTGTGAGTCAGTTCGACTTCAACCCAATTTCACTTCAATGCTGATTATCGCAAAGGCCGCAATTTGTGGTTCAGACTTACAGTGGGCTATACACTCAAATAATACCGGCACTATGCATTTTGGAAAGGCTTACAATTCCTAGCATGTATGAAGGCAGAACCGCCGCAGAGCAGGGCATCACCTTCGGTTTGTTACCCTATATTGCCACCAGTAACAACGAGCTAAGTATACCAACTAGGCCATGAAAACATGGGAATCGTGGAACAAATCGGCGAGGGAGTGACGCTACTGAAAAGGGGTGACCGAGTCGTCATTCCATTCAATGTCGCCGACGGCCGTTGCCGCAACTGTGAAGAGGGAAGAACCGCATTTTGCACTGGAGTAAACCCCGGATTTGCGGGTGGAGCCTACGGTTCGTCTGTTAAATGATCCTTTGCTCAAGGTATTAAACTGAATCAGTTACTTTGACCAGGATATGTTGCTATGGGTCCATATCGTGGAGGTCAAGCGCAGTATCTTCGTGTTCCATATGCAGACTTCAACGCCCTTCAGCTGCCCCCTGGAAAAGAGCACGAATCCGACTTCATTCTACTTGCCGGTGAGTTCTTCATGATCCTCGGATTTGCTTCCATGCTAAAGCTGGGCTAGATATTTTTCCAACAGGTACGTTTTAACTTCTAAGCGAGTAGAAACTTTGTTCCTTACCAGAACAGGATGGCATGGTGTCGAACTTTCCGGCTTCACCCCCGGAGAGAGTATTGCCGTGTTTGGCGCCGGGCCAGTGGGTTTGATGGCGGCGTATTCTGCCGTTCTTCGGGGAGCCTCCCGTGTATTTGTTGTAGATCGCGTTCCCGAGCGACTGCAGGCAGCCGAGAAAATCGGTTGCATTCCTGTTGATTTTACCAAAGGTGATGCTGTTGACCAAATTATCAGTCTTAACGACGGCATGGTAGACCGATCTGTAGATGCTGTTGGTTATCAAGCAATGGATAGCGGCGGCTCTTCCGAACAGCCAAATGTTGTTCTTGAGAACATGATTCGGGTCACACGGGCATGTGGTGGATTAGGTATTCCAGGGCTCTATGTTCCTAGGTTCAGCTCCCCTACTCCCTACTCCAATTCCAAGGGCACAATCAGTTTCTAATGCTGTGTAACAGCGATCCGGGCGCCCCCGACAGTGCTGCAGCAAAAGGAATGATTAGTTTGAGTTTCGGAAAGCTCTTTGAGAAGGTTGGTTTCATTTCCCAGCTTTTTGTCTTACCAGCTGCAAGTAACACATGATTAGGGCTTGAAACTGGCAACTGGCCAGTGTAACGTTAAAGCGTACAATCGTTACTTGAGAGACTTGATTGTTGCTGGGAAAGCAAAACCTAGTTTCGTGGTTTCGCATGAGATCACTTTGGACGACGTTGAGACTGCATATGATAAGTTTGACAAGCGTGTTGAAGGTTACACAAAGGTTCTCATACACCCAAATGGGGAAGTATAAACCAGTGCGCAGCTCTCAATGTTACACATCTCCTGTGTTCATAGTATCTCCACAGAATGTTTAGCATATATTAATCTATTGACATCATTAATCGGCGAAAGCGACACGGCGGGGCCGATCTATATAACCAAAATCTAATACGCTCAGTCCACATATATTACTTTAAAACCATAAATGGTACAAATTCGGCCTCTCATGAACATCGACATACGAAATTGTAGCGACTAAGTCTTCTGGCCCTTCCGCAAATCGGTGTTGTTCGGGGGGTTTGCTGAAATCCACACTCAAATGCAAGTCCTATGTGATACACATATCAGGTCCCATACTTTCGTGATCTTTGTTGTCGCATTATTGTAGTAGGCTGGTCAAGACGCAACAAAAGATTCTCGTCTGACTCAGTATGGAAGTTCATGCGGGGGTTCATCCAGTGCCACATGACCATATAGCATTATTGTGACATTTACCACCCCAGAAAAAGCCTTATTTGTGTATGAGCCTGTCCTGCTTGGAGTTTGAGCGCATCGTGATACACAAAGCCGTCGATCACACATACCATCGTGCCCACATGGCGGACAAGCCTTTCCCAGAAGATCAGGAAGGACGTTTGACAGCCCTACCACCTCAAACGTCAAAGAAGGCACAATTGAGGCTGAGTCAATCAGGCTAGCTGGCAAGGCACTCTTGACCCATCGTCACGAAGTCTCTTTTCGCCATTACGTTGCATGGTGCCTGGACTACTGCCAATCAAAAGTATGCAGCCTGCAGCACCATCCAAGTAGACCTGGATATCCCGCGGTAGACAGTCTATCGAGTAACGCATGCCTCTTCAGTTGACGCTCGGAAGTTTCACGCCTCCAGCGCGCATACCGCTCAAATCCTCCGCAATTCTACCTCTGTATCGCAGAACAAGCAGCAATCCTTGGATGGCAGGTCCTCTCTGGAACTCCGTTGGAACAAATGATGACATATCAGATTATATTTTTGAAGtctcttgcttctcggctTCCGGGCCTACCACGATGGGGTTGGTTTTACCATGCTCAAAGATGGTTGAAGTTATCACGGAGAGCTTCCAACAGTTGTGCAAGTGAGAGGTTTTCCATTTCATTGGTTGGTTGTAAGCCGCGGAGATTTATTGAAAATGTCAGTCCGGGGGTATGGTAACTGCCGAACAGTGTTGCAGTACAACTTGACATAGACTTGTTGGCAAGGAATAACTTCTTTGTGTAATTGTGTACTTGCATTCTTTTCCGAACCTGCATATCTCGGAAACAACGTTTGTTCCTAGCTGACTGCACGAAGGCTACGAAAGGTCCATCAATTTGAGACCAGTGTGTCCAGGTTTCAAATCCTTCGCAGGACAAGCTGTTCTAAGATAACAGTGTTCAAGGTAAACAAAATTTTATTCGACGTACATCAGCCACATGGCCCCCAAACCGGCCTCGAAATTCTTTGGAACAACAAGTGGCCGCCTCGAACACTGTGATCCTGTCCCCTACCAACTCGACGAGCGACCGATTCCATATCTCTCCGGCTCTAACTGTAGTACATTCAATTCATATTTCGGCATGTCCTCAAGCTGAATACAAGGTAAACAAGATGCGTAGTTTTTTGCAAGAGAC is a window of Pochonia chlamydosporia 170 chromosome 5, whole genome shotgun sequence DNA encoding:
- a CDS encoding S-(hydroxymethyl)glutathione dehydrogenase (similar to Pyrenophora tritici-repentis Pt-1C-BFP XP_001936441.1), producing MSSTMKAVNYNGPFKVKVQDVDMPRIEHPDDIILKVTTAAICGSDLHMYEGRTAAEQGITFGHENMGIVEQIGEGVTLLKRGDRVVIPFNVADGRCRNCEEGRTAFCTGVNPGFAGGAYGYVAMGPYRGGQAQYLRVPYADFNALQLPPGKEHESDFILLADIFPTGWHGVELSGFTPGESIAVFGAGPVGLMAAYSAVLRGASRVFVVDRVPERLQAAEKIGCIPVDFTKGDAVDQIISLNDGMVDRSVDAVGYQAMDSGGSSEQPNVVLENMIRVTRACGGLGIPGLYVPSDPGAPDSAAAKGMISLSFGKLFEKGLKLATGQCNVKAYNRYLRDLIVAGKAKPSFVVSHEITLDDVETAYDKFDKRVEGYTKVLIHPNGEV